Genomic DNA from Rhodospirillaceae bacterium:
CTCTGTAGACGAAGCCCTTGCTGGCCATTGTTCGAATATTGATGTGATAATTCATCAGGACGACTCAATTACTGTAAAAGATGATGGTAGAGGGATACCCGTAGATAAACACAAGGGGGAGAAAAAGTCAGCGGCTGAAGTAATTATGACTGTTTTACATGCAGGGGGTAAGTTCGATGACGATTCTTATAAAGTTTCTGGGGGGCTTCATGGTGTTGGTGTTTCGGTTGTTAATGCGCTTTCAGAGTCGCTTAACCTGAGGATACACAAAAATGGATATGTGTATCTCCAAGACTATACACATGGTAAACCAAGCGGTGCACTTAAAAAGGGAGACAAATCAGATAAAAGCGGAACAACCATAAGCTTTAAGCCAAGCCCAAAAACATTCACCAATACTAAATATAGTTTTGAGATTCTTGCAAAAAGACTCAGAGAGCTCTCTTTCTTAAATTCAGGCCTGACCATTAATCTCTCGGATGAGCGAGCTGACAAAAAAGAATCATTTTTCTTTGAGGGTGGAATTAAGGCTTTTGTCTCTCATTTAAATAACCTCCAAAAGCCCATCCATGAAAGCGTTATACACATTGAGAAGACACTAAAAGACATCAATGTGGAAATTGCAATTCAGTGGAATGAGGCATATAGGGAAAACATGTATTGTTTTGCCAATACAATTAGACAAAAAGACGGAGGTACCCACTTAGCAGGATACAGAGGCGCATTAACAAGAACCATTAATTCATATATTGACAAAGAGTTTAAAAATGAAACCGCGGTTACTGGCGATGACTGTCGAGAAGGAATGACCGCGATTATTTCTGTTAAGCACCCCGACCCGAAATTCTCTTCTCAGACAAAAGACAAACTCGTCTCTTCAGAAGTAAAGGGTGTTGTGGAGTCTATTGTTAACAAGCACCTTAAAGAGTTTTTAATGGAAAACCCGGTAGAAGCTAAGATTATTATTCAAAAAATTTTAGATTCAGCAAGAGCAAGAGAGGCCGCAAGAAAAGCAAGAGAAATGACAAGGAAGGGCGCTCTCTCAATGACGGGTTTGCCAGGTAAACTAGCTGATTGCCAAGAAAAGAGGGCTGAATTTAGTGAAATATTCCTTGTTGAGGGAGACTCAGCCGGGGGTTCAGCTAAACAAGGAAGAGACAGAAAGACACAAGCCATACTTCCATTAAAGGGCAAAATACTTAATGTTGAAAAGGCCAAGAAAGACAAAATATTTTCTTCTGCTGAAATAGGGACTCTTATAACAGCACTGGGGTGTGGCATTGACGATGAATTTGATATTGAAAACCTTAGATATCA
This window encodes:
- the gyrB gene encoding DNA topoisomerase (ATP-hydrolyzing) subunit B, with product MAKTKKDKAKNYDSSNIKVLKGLDAVRKRPGMYIGDTDDGTGLHHMVFEVVDNSVDEALAGHCSNIDVIIHQDDSITVKDDGRGIPVDKHKGEKKSAAEVIMTVLHAGGKFDDDSYKVSGGLHGVGVSVVNALSESLNLRIHKNGYVYLQDYTHGKPSGALKKGDKSDKSGTTISFKPSPKTFTNTKYSFEILAKRLRELSFLNSGLTINLSDERADKKESFFFEGGIKAFVSHLNNLQKPIHESVIHIEKTLKDINVEIAIQWNEAYRENMYCFANTIRQKDGGTHLAGYRGALTRTINSYIDKEFKNETAVTGDDCREGMTAIISVKHPDPKFSSQTKDKLVSSEVKGVVESIVNKHLKEFLMENPVEAKIIIQKILDSARAREAARKAREMTRKGALSMTGLPGKLADCQEKRAEFSEIFLVEGDSAGGSAKQGRDRKTQAILPLKGKILNVEKAKKDKIFSSAEIGTLITALGCGIDDEFDIENLRYHKVIIMTDADVDGSHIRTLLLTFFFNQLYDLVDEGHVYIAQPPLYKVKRGKKEQYVNSDEELNNLIISNAITGLKLLQTGKKKALEGDGLFNILMQQIETTNLIQKLSKQIGHNAAKAICEHKLITKTDANNKKKLDLWVKGFSRAAKKIAKENDNEIDIKLNNDEDGIPFISIVDGVNGTSSEKRLPVTFLKSPEYKVFTAYQKYKKDFPKKVSLVNGEGTTNFATITECLDHILDNSKKGQNIQRYKGLGEMNPSQLWDTTLNPSSRSLVQVNVDDEEEAKLAFATLMGDEVAPRRQFIEENALNVSNLDI